A genomic stretch from Chiloscyllium plagiosum isolate BGI_BamShark_2017 chromosome 2, ASM401019v2, whole genome shotgun sequence includes:
- the tmem161b gene encoding transmembrane protein 161B isoform X3 — MNISIVWCLLVLAFVFKALFSLTTHYFKVEEGGERSVCITFGFFFFVKAMAILIVTENYLEFGLETGFANFSDSALQFLEKQGLESQGPVSKLTFKMFLAIFCAFIGAFLTFPGLRLAQMHLDALNLTNERLTQTLFHINFLSPLIIVLLWVKPITKDYIMNPPLGKESIPLMSETAYDSLRLWVIVLLCVLRLALIRQHLQAYLNLAQKGVEQMKKEAGRISTKDLQKMVARVFYYLCVIALQYVAPMIMLLHTTLLLKTLGNHSWGVVSETCVSPTEIAEATSTDHSTTINANENKKLTVTQITVALGGLQNVFTPLLFRGLLSFLTWWIAACLFSTSLFGLFYHHYLTVA, encoded by the exons TAAGGCACTGTTTTCTCTGACAACTCACTACTTTAAAGTGGAAGAAGGTGGAGAGAGGTCAGTCTGCATCACATTTGGCTTTTTCTTCTTTGTAAAAGCCATGGCAATCCTAATTGTGACTGAGAACTATCTGGAGTTCGGACTCGAGACAG GGTTTGCAAACTTTTCGGACAGCGCTTTGCAGTTTCTTGAGAAACAAGGCCTTGAATCCCA GGGCCCTGTCTCGAAACTGACCTTTAAAATGTTCCTGGCTATTTTTTGCGCTTTCATTGGTGCATTTTTGACATTTCCTGGCCTGCGGTTGGCTCAAATGCATCTGGATGCCCTGAATCTTACAAATGAAAGGCTAACACA GACTTTGTTCCATATAAACTTCCTGTCGCCACTAATTATAGTACTCCTCTGGGTGAAGCCTATTACAAAAGACTATATCATGAATCCACCACTCGGTAAAGAAAGTATTCCTTT AATGTCAGAGACTGCATATGATTCGTTAAGACTGTGGGTTATTGTCCTACTTTGTGTTCTCCGACTGGCCTTAATTCGGCAACATTTACAAGCATACCTCAACTTGGCGCAGAAGGGTGTAGAACAGATGAAGAAAGAGGCAGGGCGAATCAGCACTAAGGATCTACAAAAAATG GTTGCCCGGGTTTTCTACTATCTTTGCGTGATTGCACTTCAGTATGTAGCACCTATGATTATGCTTCTTCATACAACGCTGCTTTTAAAAACCCTGG GTAACCATTCCTGGGGTGTCGTCTCAGAGACTTGCGTGTCTCCTACGGAGATTGCTGAAGCAACCAGTACTGACCATTCAACTACTATTAACGCTAATGAAAATAAGAAGCTAACAGTTACACAAATAACAGTAGCTTTGGGTGGTCTGCAAAACGTTTTCACTCCATTACTGTTCCGAGGTCTGCTCTCCTTTCTAACTTGGTGGATTGCAGCTTGCCTGTTTTCCACAAGTCTTTTCGGTCTTTTCTATCATCATTACCTAACAGTTGCATAA